The following are encoded together in the Xanthobacter autotrophicus Py2 genome:
- a CDS encoding conserved hypothetical protein (PFAM: conserved hypothetical protein~KEGG: rpe:RPE_1766 uncharacterised conserved protein UCP030820): MPLVKNGALAADAFIPVADGDPLPDGPVIVSAARLLADGPALVTRNGEIGVAWPNDKDVAELQPFLSRLSLITLTFPKFRDGRAYSQARLLRERYGYKGELRAVGNVLRDQVLMMVRAGFDAFALEKAADVEAFGKAVATYSVFYQPTGDHRPTVRDARTAPAATGG, encoded by the coding sequence GATGCCTTCATCCCCGTCGCCGACGGCGATCCTCTGCCCGACGGGCCGGTGATCGTCTCCGCCGCGCGCCTGCTGGCGGACGGCCCGGCGCTGGTCACCCGCAACGGCGAGATCGGCGTTGCCTGGCCCAACGACAAGGATGTGGCCGAGCTTCAGCCCTTCCTGTCGCGGCTGTCGCTGATCACCCTGACCTTCCCGAAGTTCCGGGACGGGCGTGCCTACAGCCAGGCACGGCTGCTGCGGGAGCGCTACGGTTACAAGGGTGAGCTGCGCGCCGTGGGCAACGTGCTGCGCGACCAGGTGCTGATGATGGTGCGCGCCGGCTTCGACGCCTTTGCTCTGGAGAAGGCGGCGGACGTGGAGGCCTTCGGCAAGGCGGTTGCCACCTATTCGGTCTTCTACCAGCCCACGGGCGACCATCGCCCCACCGTGCGCGACGCTCGCACCGCGCCGGCGGCCACAGGGGGATAG